Proteins from a genomic interval of Leeia speluncae:
- a CDS encoding LysR substrate-binding domain-containing protein produces the protein MKNLPTDLLRTFVTVIDQGGFSNAGDLLGRSQPAISLQIKRLEELVEVSLFQRTGRSFQLSEEGQVLLAYARSILNLNDEAFARLGKSSLSGVVRLGVPNEFADSFLPDILGKFSQSYPDVTLEVGCELSTHLLAKLDKGEYDLVFGLHTSSKVKTTSEGWSEELVWVGSPQHAVYSKSPLPLIVAPIGCVYRQRILETLEQMGRPWRIAYTSPSFGGIKAGVLAGLGVTVLAKSAVPDGVRVLGEAEKMPKLPGIRVHLHYDQSKANGAVLGLVDFMSARLATTTSSVTSAL, from the coding sequence GTGAAAAACCTTCCAACCGATCTGCTGCGAACCTTTGTGACAGTCATTGATCAGGGCGGCTTCTCGAATGCGGGTGATCTGCTTGGTCGTTCCCAGCCGGCAATCAGTTTGCAAATTAAACGACTAGAAGAATTGGTCGAGGTGTCTCTTTTTCAACGAACAGGAAGAAGTTTTCAGTTATCTGAAGAGGGGCAGGTGCTACTCGCTTATGCACGCTCTATTTTGAACCTAAATGATGAAGCGTTTGCAAGACTGGGCAAGTCGAGCTTATCTGGGGTGGTGCGTTTGGGGGTGCCTAACGAGTTTGCCGACTCATTTTTGCCTGATATCTTGGGAAAGTTTTCTCAGAGTTATCCTGATGTGACGTTGGAAGTGGGATGCGAATTATCAACGCATCTTTTAGCGAAGCTAGATAAAGGAGAGTACGACCTAGTATTTGGCCTACATACGTCTAGCAAAGTAAAAACGACGAGTGAAGGTTGGTCAGAGGAGTTGGTGTGGGTGGGAAGCCCACAGCATGCGGTTTATAGTAAGTCGCCATTGCCTTTGATTGTGGCTCCGATTGGTTGCGTATATCGTCAACGTATCTTAGAAACGCTAGAGCAGATGGGGCGTCCTTGGCGTATTGCGTACACTAGCCCTAGCTTTGGTGGTATTAAAGCTGGTGTGTTGGCGGGGCTAGGTGTCACCGTATTGGCTAAAAGTGCGGTACCAGATGGCGTTCGCGTGTTGGGGGAGGCAGAAAAAATGCCTAAATTGCCTGGCATCCGTGTACATTTGCACTATGATCAAAGCAAGGCGAATGGTGCTGTATTAGGATTGGTTGATTTTATGTCTGCCAGATTGGCGACAACGACTAGCAGTGTCACATCAGCATTATAA
- the gcvT gene encoding glycine cleavage system aminomethyltransferase GcvT — MSDTPLHRTALYQLHVDLGAKMVPFAGYDMPVQYPMGVLKEHLHTREKAGLFDVSHMGQVKLHGPNAASALETLVPVDLTTLPEGQQRYGFFTNEEGGILDDLMITNAGDHLFVVINAGCKEQDIAHMQAHLAGKCEIEVLAEHCLLALQGPTAAAALAKLSPETDFSSWVFMTARTLQLAGAACFVTRSGYSGEDGFEISVPNSHAEALSRALLALEDVAPIGLGARDSLRLEAGLCLYGHDIDTSTSPVEASLTWAIQKSRRAGGEREGGFPGAATILAQLQNGVSRKRVGLLGQERTPVREGAEIVNADGVVIGKVTSGGFGPSLGGVMALAYVETAYAAADTAVFALVRGKQVPMKVSKTPFVPQRYYRG; from the coding sequence ATGAGTGATACACCCCTCCACCGTACCGCCCTCTACCAACTACACGTTGACCTTGGCGCCAAAATGGTTCCTTTTGCCGGCTACGACATGCCTGTGCAATACCCAATGGGGGTTCTTAAAGAGCACCTTCACACCCGTGAAAAAGCAGGTTTGTTTGATGTTTCACACATGGGCCAAGTGAAGCTTCATGGCCCAAATGCTGCTAGCGCATTAGAAACACTCGTGCCGGTTGATCTCACCACGCTACCTGAAGGCCAACAACGTTATGGCTTCTTCACCAATGAAGAAGGCGGCATTCTAGACGATTTAATGATCACCAATGCGGGCGATCATTTATTTGTTGTGATCAATGCAGGCTGTAAAGAACAAGATATCGCTCACATGCAAGCACACCTCGCTGGCAAATGTGAAATCGAAGTACTTGCAGAACACTGTCTACTCGCACTGCAAGGCCCAACTGCCGCAGCGGCGCTAGCCAAATTAAGTCCAGAAACAGATTTTTCATCTTGGGTATTTATGACTGCACGCACGCTGCAATTAGCAGGCGCCGCATGCTTTGTCACTCGCTCAGGTTACTCTGGTGAAGATGGGTTTGAAATCTCTGTACCAAATAGCCATGCAGAAGCATTAAGCCGTGCCTTGTTGGCATTAGAAGATGTCGCCCCAATTGGTCTTGGCGCGCGTGACTCTCTTCGTTTAGAGGCCGGATTGTGCTTGTATGGTCATGATATTGATACCAGCACCAGCCCAGTCGAAGCTAGCCTTACCTGGGCAATTCAAAAGTCTCGCCGTGCAGGTGGAGAACGAGAGGGTGGCTTCCCGGGCGCAGCGACCATCTTGGCTCAATTACAAAATGGCGTTTCCCGTAAACGCGTTGGCCTATTAGGCCAAGAACGCACCCCCGTGCGTGAAGGCGCTGAAATCGTGAATGCGGATGGCGTGGTGATTGGTAAAGTAACCTCTGGCGGCTTCGGTCCTAGCCTAGGAGGCGTAATGGCACTCGCTTACGTAGAGACAGCTTACGCAGCAGCAGACACCGCCGTATTTGCATTAGTACGGGGCAAACAAGTACCAATGAAGGTGAGCAAAACTCCATTTGTCCCTCAACGCTACTACCGCGGCTAA
- a CDS encoding methyl-accepting chemotaxis protein, with protein sequence MATISIRHQLYGFALTGIIVAIGLGVAAQGGLSALKGDVGRLIDSQQVVQNQMQADMMHDAIRADIQAFQIANNDDAQIKAAKTDLADHINTLQTAFSANQKVNLSEKLAAQMKSTKSSLDNYTMLASKLSDSYVAHQAPTAEALAQFKAAFSKLEGDMESLSENIVKEAESIQTGANAFFKQTAIILGGLAIGGSIIFLLIATRVISNVSKPLAALRDTAQSVISSGNLTLRVNYNKQNEFGETIQAFNQLMTSLHGLVSQTQQAVSAIHQSSAHLNQTSQTVQQNSISQSDAAMSMAAGVEELSNSLTVVTGNNQDTQRFAQKAGQQSVEGSKIVNEAANSIDQLVASIRTTASNLTTLNDNARQIGEVVNIIKEIADQTNLLALNASIEAARAGEQGRGFAVVADEVRKLAERTTNSTQQIVEVISSIRTTVEKTTSEMSSNVSLVESAADIARTAGKAVGDIQSLTNEAEIRVTDISNALQEESTASMQLAITVEKVANLAQVTAEMIAGADREINELNQLAGSLQSSLSRYSA encoded by the coding sequence ATGGCAACCATTTCTATTCGCCATCAGTTATATGGCTTTGCACTGACGGGAATTATCGTTGCCATTGGCCTAGGTGTTGCCGCCCAAGGTGGATTATCTGCGCTAAAAGGCGATGTCGGACGGCTGATTGATAGCCAGCAGGTGGTTCAAAACCAAATGCAAGCGGATATGATGCATGATGCTATTCGGGCGGACATCCAAGCATTTCAAATTGCAAATAATGATGATGCACAAATTAAAGCCGCAAAAACAGATTTAGCGGATCATATCAATACATTACAAACCGCATTTTCCGCCAATCAAAAAGTCAATTTATCTGAGAAGCTTGCTGCGCAAATGAAGTCAACGAAGAGTTCGTTAGACAATTACACCATGCTGGCTTCTAAACTCTCTGATAGTTATGTGGCCCATCAAGCGCCCACAGCGGAAGCGCTGGCACAATTTAAGGCTGCGTTTTCAAAACTAGAAGGCGATATGGAATCGCTCTCAGAAAATATCGTGAAAGAGGCAGAAAGCATACAAACGGGTGCCAATGCATTTTTTAAACAAACTGCGATAATTCTAGGTGGCCTAGCAATTGGTGGAAGCATTATCTTTCTATTAATTGCCACCCGAGTTATCTCTAACGTCTCCAAGCCTTTAGCTGCATTAAGAGACACTGCACAATCGGTGATCAGTAGCGGGAACCTGACGCTGCGAGTCAATTACAACAAACAAAATGAGTTTGGTGAGACCATTCAAGCATTTAATCAGCTGATGACCTCATTGCATGGGCTCGTAAGCCAAACACAACAAGCCGTCTCTGCGATTCATCAAAGTAGTGCGCATCTAAATCAAACCAGCCAAACCGTACAACAAAACAGTATTAGTCAGTCGGATGCAGCAATGTCGATGGCGGCAGGCGTAGAAGAGTTGTCCAACAGTTTGACCGTGGTAACAGGCAACAACCAAGACACCCAACGCTTCGCACAAAAAGCGGGACAACAATCGGTAGAGGGCAGCAAAATAGTGAATGAGGCCGCCAACAGTATTGATCAGCTAGTGGCAAGCATCCGTACGACAGCGAGTAATTTAACCACGCTAAATGACAATGCCCGCCAAATTGGCGAAGTCGTAAATATTATTAAGGAAATCGCTGACCAAACCAACTTACTTGCACTGAATGCATCGATTGAAGCCGCAAGGGCTGGCGAGCAAGGCAGAGGATTTGCAGTCGTTGCAGATGAAGTAAGAAAACTAGCTGAACGCACCACCAATTCGACGCAACAGATTGTAGAGGTGATTTCATCTATCCGCACTACGGTAGAAAAAACCACCTCGGAAATGTCTTCCAACGTCAGTTTGGTGGAGTCGGCAGCAGACATTGCCAGAACGGCCGGCAAAGCGGTTGGCGACATTCAATCCCTCACGAATGAAGCAGAGATTCGTGTTACCGACATTAGCAATGCGCTCCAAGAGGAAAGTACAGCCAGCATGCAATTAGCCATTACAGTTGAAAAAGTGGCCAACCTTGCACAAGTCACCGCCGAAATGATCGCCGGAGCAGATCGCGAAATTAATGAGCTAAATCAATTAGCGGGTAGCCTGCAAAGCAGCTTAAGTCGATACAGCGCTTAA
- a CDS encoding carbonic anhydrase family protein, whose translation MSEEKAPEATPVPAPEAVAKSKKQKLLMYGLIGGGVLLIIISVVVGFLLSRGHDTPAKHEGKSAEEGHATEEGGHAAEGEHKKEEGKQDGHQTDEHAANTHGAEPAGHGETKNAEHGAAAAESGHGGNDEAALKAEAEKLKHEVGQLQLDVQKQSEMLTLSDEASKLKAEIEELKAKKSALEGDKVKISEGVKQIRSGEKKCVMSGDPAKRMDELRACLGLSGAASGGKETAKAGGHEGPHWSYSGETGPEYWAKLNPEWKLCSAGKTQSPINLVGSYPKGAPSLSFGYKSGAMSIVNNGHTIQVNLKEAGGVELAGKKYSLLQFHFHTPSEEQINGRPSDMVMHMVHKSDDGKLLVIGVLLNKGKDNAALKAVFDNIPREEGGEKSLDAKFDATKMLPTNKAFYHFEGSLTTPPCSEGVQWFVLKEQGNLSPKQFGSFSGVYPYNARPIQQVNGRKIVE comes from the coding sequence ATGTCAGAAGAAAAAGCGCCAGAGGCGACGCCAGTACCTGCGCCAGAGGCAGTAGCAAAAAGCAAAAAGCAAAAGCTGCTGATGTATGGATTAATCGGCGGTGGTGTACTGCTGATTATTATTAGTGTGGTGGTTGGGTTTTTATTGTCTCGTGGGCACGATACCCCTGCGAAGCATGAAGGAAAATCCGCAGAAGAAGGCCATGCGACCGAAGAGGGTGGGCATGCCGCAGAAGGTGAGCATAAAAAAGAGGAAGGAAAGCAGGATGGTCATCAAACAGATGAGCACGCTGCAAATACACATGGAGCAGAACCTGCTGGACATGGTGAAACCAAAAATGCAGAACATGGTGCGGCTGCCGCAGAGTCTGGTCATGGTGGGAATGATGAGGCTGCCTTAAAGGCTGAAGCAGAAAAGCTAAAGCATGAAGTTGGTCAGTTACAGTTAGATGTGCAAAAGCAAAGCGAAATGCTGACACTGTCTGACGAGGCATCAAAACTGAAGGCGGAGATTGAAGAGCTAAAAGCGAAAAAGTCTGCGCTAGAAGGTGATAAGGTTAAAATTTCTGAAGGCGTTAAACAAATCCGTTCTGGCGAGAAAAAGTGCGTGATGTCTGGTGATCCTGCCAAGCGAATGGATGAGCTACGTGCTTGTCTTGGATTGAGTGGTGCAGCTAGCGGTGGTAAAGAAACGGCGAAAGCTGGAGGCCACGAAGGGCCGCATTGGAGTTATTCTGGTGAAACTGGTCCCGAATATTGGGCGAAACTAAACCCAGAATGGAAACTTTGTTCTGCAGGAAAGACGCAGTCGCCGATTAACTTGGTGGGATCTTATCCTAAAGGTGCGCCGAGCCTTTCTTTTGGCTATAAGTCTGGCGCAATGTCTATTGTGAATAATGGACACACGATTCAAGTCAATTTGAAAGAGGCAGGTGGTGTTGAGTTGGCTGGTAAGAAGTACAGCCTACTGCAGTTCCATTTTCATACGCCAAGTGAAGAGCAGATTAATGGACGACCATCCGATATGGTGATGCACATGGTGCATAAGTCTGATGATGGCAAATTGTTAGTGATTGGTGTCTTGCTGAATAAAGGTAAAGACAACGCTGCATTGAAAGCCGTTTTTGACAATATCCCAAGAGAAGAGGGGGGAGAGAAGTCCCTAGATGCAAAGTTTGATGCAACAAAAATGTTGCCGACAAACAAGGCGTTCTATCACTTTGAAGGCTCGTTGACCACGCCACCATGCTCAGAGGGCGTTCAGTGGTTTGTCCTGAAAGAGCAGGGAAATCTATCACCTAAGCAGTTCGGTTCATTCTCCGGCGTTTATCCATATAACGCGCGACCAATCCAACAAGTGAATGGCCGTAAAATTGTCGAGTAA
- a CDS encoding Lrp/AsnC ligand binding domain-containing protein, translated as MITLDRTDKAILKFLQDDGKMTNVELAKQVHLSPAACLERVKRLQFHGYIRHYMAVLDPNLMGVGLLVFVEVSLDRTTPESFASFKDAAKKMPQIMECHMVAGGFDYLIKARVKDMNAYRTFLDELLSSVKGVRETHTYAVMEEVKNTVKLPI; from the coding sequence ATGATTACCCTCGATCGGACTGATAAGGCCATTTTGAAGTTTTTGCAAGACGACGGAAAAATGACCAATGTGGAATTAGCCAAACAAGTACACCTCTCCCCTGCTGCCTGCCTAGAACGCGTTAAACGATTGCAGTTTCATGGCTATATCCGGCATTACATGGCAGTGCTAGACCCAAATCTCATGGGGGTTGGATTGCTGGTGTTTGTGGAAGTCTCTTTAGATAGAACCACACCAGAATCTTTTGCCTCTTTTAAAGATGCCGCAAAGAAAATGCCTCAGATCATGGAGTGTCACATGGTAGCAGGCGGGTTTGACTACCTAATTAAGGCACGGGTAAAAGATATGAATGCATATCGCACCTTTTTAGATGAGTTATTGAGTTCAGTAAAAGGGGTTCGCGAAACGCATACCTATGCAGTGATGGAAGAAGTAAAAAACACCGTCAAACTACCAATTTGA
- the gcvP gene encoding aminomethyl-transferring glycine dehydrogenase has product MPNTPLSLTELEQHDAFQRRHIGPSRNDQTAMLSELGFDSMEAFISSIVPANIRREAMPLPGPRTEAEVLAELKEIASKNQVFKSYIGMGYYGTHTPGVIQRNILENPAWYTAYTPYQPEISQGRLEAILNFQTMITDMTGMDIANSSMLDEGTAAAEAMTLAQRAGKSKSNVLYIAADVLPQTIAVVETRAKPIDVEVRIFSGNEPLENDSFAVILQYPGVNGDVRDYAEWVQSYKARGGLVIAAADLLALTLLTPPGEWGADIVIGTSQRFGVPMGFGGPHAGYMATKDEYKRQMPGRLVGVSIDSQGQPAYRLALQTREQHIRREKATSNICTAQVLLAVMASMYAVYHGPKGLKVIAQRVNRLTSILASGLKQLGFTISNDTYFDTLTVQTGARTEAIVEAAQQLRLNLRNVGADQLGISLDETTTRQDIEALWHVFAPQGADLPEITALENVTASFSDKLNRTSSYLDHPVFHLYHSETEMLRYLRRLADKDLALDRTMIPLGSCTMKLNATTEMIPVTWPEFGQLHPFAPVNQTEGYLVMIRQLEEMLAAATGYAAVSIQPNAGSQGEYAGLLIIHAYHESRGEGHRNICLIPSSAHGTNPASAQMAGMQVVVVKCDEQGNVDIADLRAKAEQHSANLAAIMITYPSTHGVFEAGVREICDIVHQHGGQVYVDGANMNAQVGLSGPGLFGGDVSHLNLHKTFCIPHGGGGPGVGPVAVGGHLAKFLPGHPTLDNSASNIGPISAAPFGSASILPISWAYIRMMGGDGLTYATQNAILAANYVAKKLAPYYPVLYSGPGGLIAHECILDLRPIKDSSGISVDDVAKRLMDFGFHAPTMSFPVAGTLMVEPTESESIEELDRFIEAMIAIREEIQAVEDGKLPKDNNPLVHAPHTAEVVLSDAWDRPYAREQAAYPVKRLRQQKYWPPVGRVDNVYGDRNLFCSCIPMSDYE; this is encoded by the coding sequence ATGCCAAACACCCCACTCTCTCTTACCGAACTAGAACAACACGACGCATTCCAGCGCCGTCACATTGGCCCATCGCGCAATGATCAAACCGCAATGCTTAGCGAGCTTGGCTTTGACTCAATGGAAGCGTTCATTTCTTCAATTGTGCCAGCGAATATCCGCCGTGAAGCAATGCCACTTCCTGGCCCACGCACAGAAGCGGAAGTATTGGCCGAGCTAAAAGAAATCGCTAGCAAAAACCAAGTATTTAAGTCTTACATTGGCATGGGTTACTACGGCACACATACCCCAGGTGTTATCCAACGCAATATCTTGGAAAACCCAGCTTGGTACACCGCTTACACCCCCTATCAGCCAGAGATCTCTCAAGGTCGTTTAGAAGCCATTCTAAACTTCCAAACCATGATCACTGACATGACCGGCATGGACATTGCCAACTCATCGATGTTAGATGAAGGCACTGCAGCAGCCGAAGCCATGACGCTTGCTCAACGCGCAGGTAAAAGCAAGTCTAATGTGCTTTACATTGCGGCAGATGTGTTGCCACAAACCATCGCGGTTGTTGAAACACGCGCCAAGCCAATTGATGTAGAAGTACGTATTTTTTCTGGTAACGAACCACTAGAAAACGATTCTTTCGCCGTCATCTTGCAATACCCAGGCGTCAATGGTGATGTCCGTGATTACGCAGAATGGGTTCAGTCATACAAAGCACGCGGTGGTTTAGTCATTGCGGCGGCAGACCTGCTTGCCTTAACGCTACTGACCCCACCGGGCGAATGGGGTGCGGATATCGTTATCGGTACCTCACAACGCTTTGGCGTACCAATGGGCTTTGGTGGCCCGCATGCAGGTTACATGGCAACAAAGGACGAATACAAACGTCAAATGCCTGGCCGTTTAGTGGGTGTATCAATTGATAGCCAAGGTCAACCCGCTTACCGTCTAGCACTACAAACTCGCGAACAACATATTCGCCGCGAAAAGGCAACGTCGAATATTTGTACCGCCCAAGTATTGCTAGCAGTGATGGCAAGTATGTATGCCGTTTACCATGGTCCTAAAGGACTGAAAGTCATCGCTCAGCGTGTTAACCGCCTAACCAGTATCTTGGCTAGCGGACTGAAGCAACTCGGTTTCACTATTTCCAACGATACCTACTTCGATACTCTGACCGTGCAAACTGGTGCGCGTACAGAAGCCATTGTTGAAGCAGCCCAACAATTACGTCTTAACTTACGTAACGTTGGCGCAGATCAACTAGGTATCTCTCTAGATGAAACCACGACTCGCCAAGACATTGAAGCGCTATGGCATGTTTTTGCGCCACAAGGTGCAGACCTACCAGAAATTACCGCACTAGAAAACGTCACCGCGAGTTTCTCTGACAAGCTAAACCGTACAAGTAGCTATCTAGATCACCCAGTCTTCCATCTCTATCACTCAGAGACAGAAATGCTGCGCTATCTACGCCGCTTGGCCGACAAAGACTTGGCGCTTGATCGCACCATGATCCCGCTTGGCTCATGCACCATGAAGCTAAACGCAACGACAGAGATGATCCCTGTTACATGGCCTGAATTTGGTCAGTTACACCCATTTGCACCCGTGAATCAAACCGAAGGCTATTTGGTCATGATTCGCCAGTTAGAAGAGATGCTTGCCGCTGCTACTGGCTACGCAGCAGTGTCTATTCAGCCAAATGCAGGTTCTCAGGGTGAATACGCTGGCTTGTTAATTATCCATGCTTACCATGAAAGCCGTGGCGAAGGGCATCGCAATATTTGCTTGATTCCGTCTTCTGCACACGGTACGAACCCTGCGTCTGCACAAATGGCAGGCATGCAAGTGGTCGTTGTGAAGTGCGATGAGCAAGGTAACGTTGATATTGCAGACCTGCGTGCCAAAGCAGAGCAGCACAGCGCCAATTTAGCCGCCATCATGATTACCTACCCATCTACACACGGTGTATTTGAAGCGGGTGTTCGCGAAATTTGTGACATTGTTCATCAGCATGGTGGTCAAGTGTACGTTGATGGCGCGAACATGAATGCGCAAGTTGGCCTATCTGGCCCGGGTTTATTTGGCGGCGACGTCTCTCACCTAAACCTACACAAAACCTTCTGCATTCCGCACGGCGGAGGTGGACCAGGTGTTGGCCCTGTTGCAGTAGGCGGTCACTTAGCTAAATTCTTGCCAGGCCATCCAACACTAGACAATAGCGCAAGTAATATTGGTCCAATCTCTGCCGCGCCATTTGGCTCCGCTAGCATTTTGCCAATTTCTTGGGCCTACATTCGTATGATGGGTGGTGATGGTCTAACCTACGCCACTCAAAATGCCATCTTGGCAGCAAACTATGTGGCGAAAAAACTAGCTCCATACTACCCGGTACTTTATAGCGGCCCAGGTGGATTGATTGCTCACGAGTGCATTTTAGATCTACGTCCAATCAAAGACAGCAGCGGTATTTCTGTTGATGACGTTGCAAAACGTCTAATGGATTTCGGATTCCATGCACCAACCATGAGCTTCCCTGTTGCAGGTACCTTGATGGTTGAGCCAACCGAATCAGAATCAATTGAAGAACTCGATCGTTTCATCGAAGCAATGATCGCAATTCGTGAAGAGATTCAAGCGGTGGAAGATGGCAAACTACCAAAGGACAACAACCCATTGGTTCACGCGCCACACACAGCAGAAGTTGTCTTGTCTGATGCATGGGATCGCCCATACGCACGCGAACAAGCAGCTTATCCAGTGAAGCGTTTACGCCAGCAAAAATACTGGCCACCTGTCGGACGTGTCGACAACGTCTATGGTGATCGCAACTTATTCTGCAGCTGCATTCCAATGAGCGACTACGAGTAA
- the gcvH gene encoding glycine cleavage system protein GcvH, whose protein sequence is MTVRFTEDHEWLRPEADGSVTIGITHYAQDSLGDLVFVELPEVGSTVEAGDASCVIESVKAAADVKMPISGEVVAVNEALVDNPALVNEDPEGEAWFVKLKPAADANIEQLMDADAYKAFIGQ, encoded by the coding sequence ATGACAGTTCGTTTTACAGAAGATCACGAATGGCTACGCCCTGAAGCAGATGGCTCTGTGACTATTGGTATTACTCACTACGCACAAGATTCTCTAGGAGACTTGGTATTTGTAGAGTTACCGGAAGTAGGTAGCACTGTTGAAGCTGGTGACGCAAGCTGTGTGATCGAATCCGTAAAAGCCGCTGCCGATGTAAAGATGCCAATTAGTGGCGAAGTAGTTGCAGTAAACGAAGCACTAGTAGACAACCCTGCGCTAGTGAATGAAGACCCTGAAGGCGAAGCATGGTTTGTTAAACTCAAACCAGCAGCAGATGCAAACATTGAGCAATTGATGGATGCAGATGCTTACAAAGCATTTATCGGTCAGTAA
- a CDS encoding L-serine ammonia-lyase, with amino-acid sequence MSISVFDLFKIGIGPSSSHTVGPMRAAWRFVSVIEEDGLLDAVSSIKAELYGSLGATGKGHGSDTAVLLGLEGELPDLVDVEQVESKLARIRKDNAVNLMGHKTIRFVEKEHLIMYKRQSLPYHPNGMKFTAYDAEGKEIRAKIYYSVGGGFVVNEENAGKDQLKADDHSLPFAFKSGNELLALCQKHNMRISDIMLENEKSWRTEEEIRSGLLKIWQVMQGAVERGCKTEGILPGGMKVRRRAKELFGQLASQPEAALKDPLTTMDWVNLYALAVNEENAAGGRVVTAPTNGAAGIIPAVMHYYHRFIPGANDDGIVRFLLTAGAIGILYKENASISGAEVGCQGEVGSACSMAAGGLAEVMGLSPEQVENAAEIGMEHNLGLTCDPVGGLVQVPCIERNAMASIKAINAARMAMRGDGKHFVSLDRVIKTMRETGADMKLKYKETARGGLAINVIEVPVNVIEC; translated from the coding sequence ATGAGCATCAGCGTTTTTGACTTATTTAAAATAGGGATTGGCCCTTCTTCTTCGCACACTGTTGGCCCGATGCGCGCGGCTTGGCGGTTCGTGAGTGTGATTGAGGAAGATGGTTTACTAGACGCTGTTAGCTCAATTAAAGCAGAACTGTATGGTTCGCTTGGGGCAACGGGTAAAGGCCACGGATCGGACACTGCTGTTCTGCTAGGTCTAGAAGGCGAATTGCCAGACTTAGTAGATGTTGAGCAAGTAGAAAGCAAGTTGGCGCGTATTCGTAAAGATAACGCTGTCAATTTGATGGGGCATAAAACCATCCGCTTTGTCGAAAAAGAACATTTAATTATGTATAAGCGCCAGAGCTTGCCTTACCACCCTAATGGTATGAAGTTCACCGCTTATGACGCGGAAGGCAAAGAAATCCGCGCAAAGATTTATTATTCGGTTGGCGGCGGATTCGTCGTTAACGAAGAAAATGCAGGTAAAGACCAGTTAAAAGCAGACGATCACTCATTACCGTTTGCTTTTAAATCAGGCAATGAATTACTAGCGTTGTGCCAAAAGCACAATATGCGCATTTCTGACATCATGCTAGAGAATGAAAAATCTTGGCGCACAGAAGAAGAAATTCGTAGTGGCTTGCTAAAAATTTGGCAAGTGATGCAAGGGGCAGTAGAGCGAGGCTGTAAAACCGAAGGCATCCTGCCTGGTGGCATGAAGGTGCGTCGCCGTGCCAAAGAACTGTTTGGCCAGCTAGCCTCTCAACCTGAAGCCGCGCTAAAAGACCCTCTGACCACCATGGATTGGGTAAACCTGTACGCGCTAGCCGTGAACGAAGAGAATGCAGCAGGTGGCCGAGTCGTGACTGCGCCAACCAACGGTGCCGCTGGGATTATTCCAGCCGTCATGCACTACTACCACCGATTTATCCCGGGCGCGAACGATGATGGGATCGTGCGCTTCCTGCTAACAGCAGGTGCGATTGGTATTCTATACAAAGAAAATGCCTCGATCAGCGGCGCTGAAGTTGGCTGCCAAGGTGAAGTGGGTTCTGCATGTTCGATGGCGGCAGGCGGCTTAGCTGAAGTGATGGGACTAAGCCCAGAACAAGTAGAAAATGCAGCTGAAATTGGCATGGAACACAACCTTGGCCTAACCTGCGACCCTGTGGGCGGCTTAGTTCAAGTGCCGTGTATTGAACGTAATGCCATGGCATCGATTAAAGCCATTAACGCTGCACGTATGGCGATGCGTGGCGATGGAAAACATTTTGTATCACTCGATCGTGTGATTAAAACCATGCGTGAGACGGGTGCAGACATGAAACTGAAATACAAAGAAACAGCACGTGGTGGTCTGGCCATTAATGTGATTGAAGTGCCTGTTAACGTGATTGAGTGTTAA